In Tripterygium wilfordii isolate XIE 37 chromosome 17, ASM1340144v1, whole genome shotgun sequence, the genomic window CTTTAAAAGCTACATTGCAATCCATAAGACATAAAAACACGAATAACCATCCATAGATTTGCCTACCAAATGACTTCATGCAATTCTACATATTCTGTCACACAACATCTGCAGCAGGTTTCCTCGAATAGATCAATCTTTACGGAGTTCCATATACTCACGACGAGTACCAGCAGCATTTAGGATAACAATTTCCAGCTTGTCTCCCTACATTTCAtccacaaaattttaaaaaagagtaCATAAAACTAAGCCCTAAGCAGGAAGCAATTGTCTCTGCCCCGTACCATGTCCAATTAGTTGAAATCTATTTTTTCAAAACTCTTTCTAGCACAACATAGAATGCTAAGAGAGCACATAAATGAACTTTATgctaggtaaaaaaaaaaatggccaaGAAGAAACAGTTGTTAGCTACCTGCCTACTACTCACCCACCCCCCTTCAACCACCAACTAGGGGGAAGGGAAAAACCAGcaacaaatagaaaataaccAAAAAGGACCAAAATCGTAGCATATAAAagcacatataatatatattgagTTCAAGGAAAGCAAGAGGGGTTCATCATGGATGATTAAAGAAAGTATGACAAAGGGGTGGGGTGATAAAGCTATACCACAGTAAATCattaatcaaacaaataatTGATGATAAAATATCCTATGCTTCTAGGTTTCTCGATTAGCAATTTACGTCAAAAACTGTCAAATACAAAAAGATGCAGGAAAGgaaaataaacttttttttgtctgaaaaggaaaataaacttACTGTGTATATATCTCTCTCAGTTGCAGAGGCAAAAACAGTTTTGACCAAATCAATTGCTTCAGCTTCTGAGAGTGGAGTTACAGCATCCTGAAAAAGCCATAGTTTTACGGGCATATTTATAACAGAAACATGCATATGATACATAAATAAGATATGAAATTGGCATCATCAATAACACACCTGTGCAGGCAAGAGGAGTGGACTGGGAGACTTCAATTGATTGTCCAAAAAGGGGATAATGAGTGTGGAACCAGAACCTTGCGAGCTATATCCAACCCTCTCATAGGAACCAACAGCATCATAAGTGAAGACACAACCCTTACCTGAAAGTAACAGAATGAGAACTTAATTCACTGACAAAAGGCCTTTCTCAAGAGAAAATGATGAGTAATTTACCTTCATTATCAAGACCACCTAATACGTTAAAAGCATAGTACGGGAAGAAACGTTTGTAGTATAAGGTGTTAGAGAGTAGTTGCGCCATTGCAGGGCAGCTCATTTGCTTGTTGTGTTGATGTTGATATATCTGTATCCAATgagggaaaaaagagaggatatAATCAATGCCAGCAACAAATATACCATACGTCATGGTAGTCTTCATTCTCAATAGTACATGTACATTGTACAGTGTACACCCTAACTAATTTACCCACCCTTCACAAGTAAACATATCAAATCAATTGGACCAATTAACAGCATAACAAAGAGGATAAGGTTAAATCTTGAGGCCTGTTTCAAGCCATTAAACAACCAAAAGTGGCTTATGTTTTTGTCATTCGTAAGTCATCCTCATTTTGGTCTCTTATTAAAGTACATGTCATTGAATAAATCTCatactaaacaaataaaaaaaacacccatCTCTGAATAAAAACTTCCCTCCATCTCATTTTCAAAGCAACAATACAGCATTAGTTTTCATTTAAACTGCAGGACACATCTCCCCGTGTTTCAATTGAAGAACCCAAACTAAGCCACAAAAGTTTTACTGGGAGCCAAACCAAACACAAGAAAAAGTGAGTCCTATCTTGATATATACATTGTAACTAGAACTCCCAATAAAAGATAAAGGTAAATAACACATGTGCACAATACTCCCGCAGTggaggaattgaacatgtgacctctatgttgcaccttgcaactctaccactgggccgcATGTTCGTCTGTAAGTGTAACTCCCAATAAAAGATGCACAAAAAAATAGCTCAAGCTTTCCAATTTATTAGCATACATGTTGAGTCCACAATGACCACGAAAAAGAAGGATCTATTAAACAATAGAAAGAAATTAGCCATTATACATCTAGATACTGAATCGAGTCTTTAAAATCTTCATGGAGGAAACTGCTAATCAAATAATTGGAACCTACCAAGTGCCTGGCAGCTAACTGTTTCTGTAGGGCTCTCACATCAGCTTGAAATCCTGAAGAAGCCAAAAAAGACTTATCCGCTCTGCAAGATTGAAAGAACATTAGAACAAATCACAAACAATCTCCGTCTTCTTCACCATCAAGACCACCCTACCAGATACAACAAGCCATTTAGAAAAGCAGCAATGAATTAAAGCATTTCAAATCTTGTATTCAAGGAATTAGCTCAGAATACAATGCTAGCACTTCCAAGTTACTATTAAACAAGCTGTACCTGGTGATCTGAACCACATTAGTTCAAAAGTCATTGTGCCACAGACATAATAAGAATTCTATTGAAATCTGCATGTAATCCCTTTTAAATGTCAAGCTCACTACAgtttttgaattgaaatttCAGATGTTTGAGAATACAATGTAACCAATTAATTTACTATGCCATTGATAGTTTGATACATTAAGCTCCCACATTCATTAATTTGAAACCATAAAATAACCAAACCATCAATTACTTATCTCTTTCAACAAATTTCGAGTTTAATGGCATCAGATCACACCAACTAGTCTTTGTTCCTCCAAGTAAACCAGCAAACCATCAGACTTTAGCAAACATTCCCGGACAAACACATCTCTAAAATTAAAtcttttgatatttatttaaatgctGGCAAATCGAATCTCCCAGAAATACAATGTTCTCcgaaaattaatttcaaatgaACCATTATATAAGAAGTTTGATCATcaaggaaaataaaacaaaactaaaTCAAGCAGATTTTACCAAAACTTTATAAGCTAAGAGGAGAAATTCTTCTGACTACATACACCAAGCCAACTCCGCttcattaaatatatataaatatatatgtatatatatgtccaaTTACTGAACTGAAATACTACAGAAGAAGACACCAATTACACCACTAGCCCATACCATCTAATTGAGAGGCTTTACGTATATTACTTTATGTATCAAAGTGCACAAATAAGAGGAAGGTACGTACAATTGACAGATTTTTGAGTATTCGCGAGTCAGAATACTGTAACCGGTTGACATTCTTGTATCCGCTGCGACTACACAATAATCAGCCCCAGCAATCGCAACAACAGATCTGCAAATCGAGCAAACACAGCGTTACAATAGTCAATACCGAAACCCTTTTAACAACATCATAGTGTATCAATACGCCGAACAGAGAGAATAGAAGAGGAAGGAGTACCCTCCATTGTTGTCGTAGGGAGACCAATTAGCTTGCTGCTTTGTCATGGCGAATCGAACGGAAGCGAAGATTGAAGTGATAGACGGAGAAGGAAGTGCGAAAGGAAGGCGAGTTTTCGCTTTTTAGGAGTAATTCAAAAGGATACGATTCTGTCTTCCCGATCAAGAAAAGAAACTATACCTGGGCCGGGCTTACCATCAATTACCGGCCCACAAGAGTTGGATCGGGTCAAATAATATTGTAATTAGTTTTCCCAGTTAATTTCGGATTtctaattataatttaattgggATTTTGTTTTTGCCCTCTATATAAGGCATATACATTGTAGAGGAAGATTATTCTACAAAGCCATGGAGGGAGTGCTGTGTAGGAATGATGAGCAGGCGCTAGTGTCGTCTTTTCTCGAGATCGCCATCGGCCAAACACCGGAGACGGCCAAACAGTTTTTGCAGGCAACAGAGTGGAGGCCGGAGGAAGCTATCAATCTGTTCTTTTCTGCGAATCAATCAAACGGAAATCAAATTACTGCATCGAAGAATGTTGTGAACGACCCTAATCAAGGTCAATTAGAAGGTTGGGAAGATGATCAGTCAGTACGTCCTCCCCTGCCAGTGGTGAGGCAGACTCTTTACGATGATTCTATGTCGAATACATCATCATCCGGTGATGCATTGGGAGGTGGTAGTGTTTGGGAAAGTGATAATTTGGCTTCTTTGTTTCGTCCACCTTCCGATTTGATGTTTCAAGGATCTTTCGAGAAGGCGAAAGAATTTGCTTCTATGGAGGACAAATGGCTGCTGGTGAACTTGCAATCGATGACAGAGTTCAGCTCACATATGCTTAATCGGGATGTGTGGGCGAACGAAACAGTTTCACAAACCATCAAAGCCAATTTTATCTTCTGGCAGGTATACGATGATGCAATTGAAGGAAAGAAGGTTCGCACGTACTACCGATTGGATTCTGCTCCTATTGTGCTCTTCATTGACCCAATCACTGGACAGAAAATCCATTGTTTGTCTGGGATGGTGCAGCCGGAAACTTTGTTGGAGAATCTGCAACCACTCATGGAAGGTGGTCCGAGGAGTACTCATATCATAAAATCAAATAGTGTCAAAGTTTCAAATGATGAGACTACGTTAGATTCAAATAATGCCGATGAAGGTTCAACAAATAGGCCTGCCGATCCATCTTTGACTGAAGAACCTACAAATAGCCCTGTCTATCCACCTTTATCTGAAGAACCGAAGGGTGATAGGAATCGTATATGCAGGGTCGGAGTTCGTCTTCCGGATGGACGTAGAGTTCAGAGAAATTTCTTGTGCTCGGATCCCATACAATTTCTTTGGTCATTCTGCAACACTCAATTGGGCGAAGCTAAGACAAGGCATTTTCAACTGAAACCGGCGATGCCAATTGGTGCTAAACGTTTAGATTATGGGTCTAAATTAAGTTTTAGAGAATCAGGCATTGCCAATTCTCTGGTTATGGTAGTTATTGATGAAGCATGAAGCTATAGTTAATGTTAATGTACTTCTATTGTTAGTTTTGGGAGTCAATGTTGAGTAGGATTTATAGTTATTAATTACGCTCATATGGTGAAATTCCTTAGTTCTGATTTTGGAGAGAATCCAATTCATTAATTTCTTATGTGATTTATGGATTCAATTATATCTATAATTCATGAATTTCTTATGTGATGTTTGTTTTCTGTTATAAAAATTTATGATCACTCATCTCATATATGCTAGTGTAtgttttcaatatatatgtatgcatgttgGAACCccaatttcatttaataaagAGATTTCGAACATTCAAGCcgttttaaaaataattgttgATAAATGTAGTTTTATTATTAATGTGAATTAATATCTACAAATCAAAAGAATTAATTCTATTTAATGTGAATTaacatatatttatgatttcttTTGAATTGAACATGATTGGGTTTATAATAATATTAGTAATAATAAAAACATGATTGGGCTTGCTTGGGGCTAATTAAGATTTTAACGGTCATAATAAAACGGTGTCGTATCAGCTTTCTGTCTCCGAAACTTGCAACGACCGAACGCGGAATCAGCCCTCGCTCGTTAAATCAGAGAAAAGTTCCGCCAAAATAGATTTCCAGTCGAGACAAAATCAGAGATTCACATACACAAAGACAGGGagggagagatagagagagcgcAAAGAAGGCAATGGCGGACCTTCTGGGATGGCTCTTGACCTTCTTGCTCCTCATTTCTCTTCTCGGCATTCTCGGTTTCCAGGTCATTCCTTCCTCGTTCAATCACAGACAACgaaatttgatcaatttttcTCCACGAATGGGTCCTTCTATGAGTGTTCATCTCCAAATCAATttcaattccattattttttagcTGTGGTCACTTTCTCGAATTCAAATCTCATTTTAATGTATTGTCTATTAatttaatcctatgttttattGTTTGCACTGGTGAATTTTTATTGTTTGCACTGGTGAATTTCCAGTTTTGGGTGGGCATTCCTGTTTATACAAAGCGATATACAGGTTTCGTCCTGTAATCCAAAATGTTACCATGAAATGTTTTTGGCTTCTGGTGGTATTTCATAATACTGTTTTCTGCGAGGGGAGAATGTTAAGCGCTTCACCACCTGCTATAAGTTAATGAACTAATTAGGGGGATAGATTATGGACTAGGTTTTaccctttcttttgttttctaaaaGTGAATTGAATGTTTCTGTCCTTGTTGTTTAAATCATTTTGGTCTTTTTATCTAAGTTGTCAAGCAAGACGAGTTCCTAGAATTTGAATAGTTTGTTGAGTAGAAGTGCAATTCAAATAAGTATTCTCATATGGATTACATCATGTGTCCAgtgaaaggtaaaaaaaaaatttcttattttttcaaATGAATGCAAAGGACTGGATATAGTGTATTCAAAATGGCAATTATGCCTTGTTCTCACCCCTAGATCATATAACCCAAGCGAAAATTTGGTTCAAAGAGATATTTAGCTTTATGAAAAGGAGTTTTTTTCGTCAGAGTTTTCATGGCCGACTTGCTTAAAtgtctttgaaaattttgttgcagCTCATGTGCTTGACAGATCTTGAGTTTGATTATATAAATCCGTATGATTCGACATATCGGGCCAACAAGGCTATTTTTCCGGAGTTTATTACGCACGGAGTGTTATGCATTGTCCATCTGGTGACAGGACATTGGCTCATGTTTCTGTTATCCTTGCCATACCTGCTCTACAATGTGAGATTGTAAGGTTCTTTTGCACCCTTCATTTATGTGCACTGATTATATGAAAAAGATGTGGGTCTTTGTGCACTTGAAAGAAAAAATGGCAAACAAGATTGCTATTCTTTTAATTGCTTTATTTCTAGAACATATGCAAAACTAATTACTATTATGATACTATTCATGTAACTAATCACTATGGCGAAACTATTCTCATTTCGTACATTTAGCACATTGCTCAGACTTTATGGGTTATAATTGATTATGATGATAATAGTCTTAAAGAGAACTGGATAGAGAAGAGTTTTGCATGTGGGATTGCATGCTAGTTTGGGTTTAGCTTTTTGTTGAGATGATTGGCATGCATCTGGGATATACTGAAGCTTCAAAAAGTTTTATGACATAGTATTGCATATTTCTCTTTATGGATGTCTTTGACCCTCGATTGGATTGCAATTGAACTGCTTTTTAATAACGTTTTCTCCAACTATCCAGGAGATTgaaaatgaaactttatttgagTGGCGGCTGTGTGTTAGTTGCAGTTTAAGACTTTGTACTCCGTTCCCTGTTTTAAGTATTCATTTGGGTCTCTTTCACCAAAATGAGACCTTGGCATGGAAACTAActctcagaaaaaaaaaaatggaacaaaTGGTATTTTCTTGTTTAGATCATCGAACGGGTCTTGTAATTGTAAGGGATGATGTACAGATGTACAGATGTAGATATGATCCTAACTTTTTACCATTTTATATGAAATGCCTTCTCGTAAGGCCCAACATATATTTTTGTATCTTTGACATCAAGGAGAAACAGAaacataaatggaagaaaattaGTTGTCAACACAACTACACTCGAGGCTTGGTATTTACTTACCAAAAATTAGGGGAAACTTCGTTGAACTTTGTATTGCAGGAAGAACGATGTTACAGGAAATGTTAGTGAGATGAGGAAACATGTGAAGCTCATCCATGAATTTTAACGATTTATTAACATTTTGAGAGAAAGCGTGTTCTTTCTTTTATAAGGGGAATGGttgattaaatttatattttaagtaATTTATTTGCACTTGATGTTTAAATACATCCGGGTGCAGTTTTCTAACTTATCAATATGTCtgacttttattctttttgaacCAATTTTTAGGTACACACAACGACGTCACCTATTACATGTAACTGATATTTATACGAACTTGAATTGGGAAAAGACACAAAGGCTTTTTAAGCTTGGCTACATTCTGATCATCTTTGTGCTATCTTTATTCTGGTATGACAAATTACACCTTTAATGGCTTCCTGGAATTTTGTTCGACCAACTTGGATTTTGATTGATCCTCTGTCTTCATCTATTCAAGGTTGCTTTGGACTGCTGGAGACGAATAAAATTAATTCAACTTTGGTGCTCGCATCAACATTGTGAGTAAGTTCTTTGAGTACTCTGATCAACTCTTTTACATTTGTAGGGTTTTTCAGATCCATATTGGAGTAAAAGCTACTTCCAAGTAAGTCTTAAATTTGAGTAATCAGAATATAGgagaaaaacaaatttatggCATTCTTTTACTAGAAGTTACAGTCGATCCCAAATAATTTGGGATATGATGATGATCTTAATAGAAGTTACCAGTGCAACTTTACTAGAGTTACCTTGTCAAAACAATAAGAAAACACTTAAAATGGCGACTCCCATGTTCATTGCTTAATCACTTCAAAATGAAGGACGTGGCGTTTAtcagatattatatatgtaattgatCTGGTAAAACTCTATTGTATTGTTTCAGTAAGCATACTTAATCCTCATGGATCCTCATAGATTAGTGTAGGTGTGTTGCGCAAACAACATGGCCTATCTCATATTCTATAttattctataaaaaaaaaacatattttatatgCTTCTAAGGATGAGTATGGTTGAACTCTCCCACCAATGTTGTATTCTAAATAGTGAATGAGCAACTTTTTACTAAATCTTTGAATTACATATAAAACAATATAGGATCTTATATTGCTTacaatttcctttattttttgcaGTTTAGTACAATATGTTATTGCCATCATCCTGCCATTTCTAATTTCTGCTTCAGTTAATTACAGGTTCTTTTGGTTGGGGAAGACAGATGGACAAGCAGTTGTGAATTGGACATGGTATTCACTCTCTTAGTCAAAGCCACACCATTAATCTATGCAAGTGCAAACCTGTTTATAGCATTATCAGGCTCCACTTCAATTGCCAAGCTCCTCCTCTGTTCAATATCTTTTAATCCCTCCATTCACAATGTCGAGCACCAGAAGCTGGAAGAAGACTAAATCAGGTCACTCTGGTGCATTTTAATTCATAAGTTTTTTGATCTATTAGAGTTCTGATGATGTATGTTATTTCTTCTCTTTATCTGTTGAACAAGGCCAAGCTGAAAAGACTAGATAGGCTTGACAATTTACCATATTAGAGAGAATCTTAGGCGGTTGGTTTTTCCTTTTAGGTGTTCTTacgatttttctttcttcctttttcctggtaataataataataatatattgtaAAAATCTTAGTGAGTGGAAAAAAATGCAACAACTCAAAACAAGGAGGAGCTCAAGCGTTATTAAAATTACTCATAACAGATCCAccgataattaaaattttaaattagtcCTACTGAACATCCaggaaaaaaaacctaaaaacaacctaataaatagagtttactAACAAGTCTTGAGGGAATTAAGCAGCAGCAGTTAAACTACATTCAATAAAAACATTCCAAATTAACAGAATTAAAACAGGGGTGATGATCTGCGTCAGTGAGACTAGCACCACAGTCAGCAATGGATGAAGTCAG contains:
- the LOC119982073 gene encoding proteasome subunit beta type-1-like, whose product is MTKQQANWSPYDNNGGSVVAIAGADYCVVAADTRMSTGYSILTREYSKICQLADKSFLASSGFQADVRALQKQLAARHLIYQHQHNKQMSCPAMAQLLSNTLYYKRFFPYYAFNVLGGLDNEGKGCVFTYDAVGSYERVGYSSQGSGSTLIIPFLDNQLKSPSPLLLPAQDAVTPLSEAEAIDLVKTVFASATERDIYTGDKLEIVILNAAGTRREYMELRKD
- the LOC119982072 gene encoding plant UBX domain-containing protein 7-like, whose protein sequence is MEGVLCRNDEQALVSSFLEIAIGQTPETAKQFLQATEWRPEEAINLFFSANQSNGNQITASKNVVNDPNQGQLEGWEDDQSVRPPLPVVRQTLYDDSMSNTSSSGDALGGGSVWESDNLASLFRPPSDLMFQGSFEKAKEFASMEDKWLLVNLQSMTEFSSHMLNRDVWANETVSQTIKANFIFWQVYDDAIEGKKVRTYYRLDSAPIVLFIDPITGQKIHCLSGMVQPETLLENLQPLMEGGPRSTHIIKSNSVKVSNDETTLDSNNADEGSTNRPADPSLTEEPTNSPVYPPLSEEPKGDRNRICRVGVRLPDGRRVQRNFLCSDPIQFLWSFCNTQLGEAKTRHFQLKPAMPIGAKRLDYGSKLSFRESGIANSLVMVVIDEA
- the LOC119983020 gene encoding protein cornichon homolog 4-like, yielding MADLLGWLLTFLLLISLLGILGFQLMCLTDLEFDYINPYDSTYRANKAIFPEFITHGVLCIVHLVTGHWLMFLLSLPYLLYNVRLYTQRRHLLHVTDIYTNLNWEKTQRLFKLGYILIIFVLSLFWLLWTAGDE